The Leptospira noumeaensis genome has a segment encoding these proteins:
- a CDS encoding alpha/beta fold hydrolase, with translation MKKQKIYRLLLPLGIFLIVACGQNGNQNKDNAAVLGVLNETTSNASASPEALQLSNAANARDIQTAFANENDGSFTFNDNISFLSNDGVKITGNLFIPKSGTGPFPAVIFVNSWALNEYEYIVPAAKLAKKGYVVFSYNTRGFGTSGGLINVAGPKDMEDLSKGIDFLLANAPVNPANIGIAGISYGAGISLLGLSKEPRIKTAVAMSGWGSLPDSLYGNQSPRLVWGLLLVTAGYITGRMDPIIAENFGKLLDTRDVATVLAWASQRSPNSAVNALNAAGKPVYISNNSQDNLFQPNQILPYFEQLTVPKKLDLNNGIHATAEIGGILGLDNYVWTNAYDWFDYWLKGVQNGIMTKPKVSIQKRFSSSRVTYSAWPNPNKVERTYHLRPMGLLTPGKITTTANTTNGNDTILSGGTSATTGVPLLSEILDGAVSVPVTTNVNLIDRTNAMVYISDPLTSVLKIRGRTFYKGRINSSDTAPHVVVYLYEVDFWGTGKLISHGTATLFGVKGKDTDLNVDLQAVAHDFPVGSRLALAIDNIDPMYAVPKPISLYTTTFKHSTSTASTLRFESE, from the coding sequence ATGAAAAAGCAAAAAATCTATCGTCTGCTATTGCCACTTGGGATCTTCCTCATTGTGGCTTGCGGGCAAAACGGAAACCAAAATAAAGACAACGCAGCCGTACTAGGCGTGTTAAACGAAACTACTTCGAATGCTTCAGCATCACCGGAAGCTCTCCAGTTAAGTAACGCTGCTAATGCAAGAGACATTCAAACAGCATTTGCAAATGAAAATGATGGAAGTTTTACCTTCAACGACAACATTTCTTTTTTAAGTAATGATGGAGTTAAAATTACAGGGAATCTTTTCATTCCTAAATCAGGAACAGGCCCCTTCCCTGCTGTGATTTTTGTAAATAGTTGGGCTCTCAATGAGTATGAATACATCGTTCCGGCAGCCAAACTTGCAAAAAAAGGATATGTAGTATTTAGTTATAATACAAGAGGATTCGGAACATCTGGTGGACTGATTAACGTTGCAGGACCAAAAGATATGGAAGACCTTTCGAAAGGAATTGATTTCCTTCTTGCAAATGCTCCAGTCAATCCAGCAAACATTGGTATTGCGGGAATTTCTTATGGTGCAGGCATTTCATTATTAGGACTAAGCAAAGAACCTAGAATCAAAACCGCTGTTGCCATGAGTGGATGGGGAAGTTTACCTGATTCACTTTATGGAAACCAATCACCAAGACTTGTTTGGGGACTACTTCTTGTCACCGCGGGTTACATCACAGGAAGAATGGATCCAATTATTGCTGAAAACTTTGGAAAACTATTAGATACAAGAGATGTAGCAACTGTATTAGCCTGGGCAAGCCAAAGATCACCTAACAGTGCAGTCAATGCTCTTAATGCGGCAGGAAAACCGGTTTATATTTCAAACAACTCACAAGACAATTTATTCCAACCAAATCAAATCCTTCCTTATTTTGAACAGTTAACCGTTCCAAAAAAGTTAGATTTGAACAACGGGATTCATGCGACTGCGGAAATTGGTGGGATCCTTGGTCTTGATAACTATGTTTGGACCAATGCTTATGACTGGTTTGATTATTGGTTGAAGGGAGTTCAAAATGGAATCATGACTAAACCGAAAGTTTCCATTCAGAAACGTTTTTCTTCATCCAGAGTTACCTACTCTGCTTGGCCCAATCCAAATAAAGTGGAACGAACTTACCATTTAAGACCAATGGGCCTATTGACTCCTGGTAAAATTACAACCACTGCGAATACAACGAACGGCAACGATACCATCCTTTCTGGTGGAACCAGTGCCACAACCGGTGTCCCTCTTCTTTCAGAAATTTTGGACGGAGCAGTATCTGTTCCTGTAACAACCAATGTCAATTTGATTGATCGCACCAATGCAATGGTTTATATTTCCGATCCATTGACAAGTGTCCTCAAAATACGCGGGCGTACTTTTTACAAAGGAAGAATCAATAGTTCAGACACAGCACCTCATGTTGTGGTCTATCTCTATGAAGTTGACTTTTGGGGAACGGGCAAACTGATCTCTCATGGAACAGCAACCTTATTTGGTGTGAAAGGAAAAGATACAGATTTGAATGTTGATTTACAAGCAGTAGCTCATGATTTTCCTGTAGGAAGTCGCCTTGCACTTGCGATTGACAACATTGATCCAATGTATGCAGTCCCAAAACCTATTTCTTTGTATACAACAACATTTAAACACAGTACTTCCACAGCATCCACTCTTCGTTTTGAAAGTGAATGA
- a CDS encoding helix-turn-helix domain-containing protein, whose product MFEFFGSWLQFGAWYHFILGIGILVKEKGSKGFPFAMVAAFSGGILIIYAYRLYVGYEFQTSILNHGYVPIIFLIPGSMQYTIEQFLSPEPIVLGKLRRLYPTFLVIFLLLILQMTAPHLLLQSMNQSFTGASFSIPEIISGVGCIYWVSTFVWMIYQYRMILYNNPNKEAKLGVQVLGMILKGNITFASFIFFSTFFRWHAGIYFTAGLATLMAVVAFIGTEINHQLFKDLLPELRQSYRTSRILNLNLEKLKHDLDTLLNVEFVYREEDLNLASLAEKLGIKDYQLSEYINAYLGMNFNRLVNEYRITEICKLIEGNPKANLLSLAYQVGFNSKANFNLAFKSLKKMSPSEYAKLVGKG is encoded by the coding sequence ATGTTCGAGTTTTTTGGTTCGTGGCTCCAGTTTGGGGCTTGGTATCATTTCATTTTAGGGATCGGGATTTTAGTAAAAGAGAAGGGCTCCAAAGGTTTTCCCTTTGCCATGGTTGCCGCATTTTCTGGTGGGATTTTGATCATTTACGCCTATCGTTTGTATGTTGGTTACGAATTTCAAACATCCATTTTGAATCATGGTTACGTCCCCATTATTTTTTTGATCCCTGGCAGTATGCAGTACACGATCGAACAATTCCTAAGTCCAGAACCCATTGTTTTAGGAAAACTTCGCCGATTGTATCCTACTTTCCTTGTGATTTTCCTGCTTCTCATTTTACAAATGACAGCACCTCACCTCCTTCTTCAATCGATGAATCAAAGTTTTACGGGGGCTTCCTTTTCTATCCCAGAAATCATTTCTGGTGTTGGCTGTATCTATTGGGTTAGTACTTTTGTTTGGATGATTTACCAATACCGAATGATCCTATATAATAATCCAAACAAAGAAGCAAAACTCGGCGTACAAGTTTTAGGAATGATACTAAAGGGCAACATTACATTTGCCAGTTTTATCTTCTTTAGTACATTCTTTCGTTGGCATGCTGGGATTTATTTTACAGCAGGACTTGCAACTCTTATGGCAGTGGTTGCTTTTATTGGTACAGAAATCAACCATCAGTTGTTTAAAGATCTATTACCAGAACTTCGTCAGTCTTATCGGACTTCACGAATTTTAAATTTAAACTTAGAAAAGTTAAAACATGATTTAGATACTTTACTCAATGTAGAATTTGTATACCGCGAAGAAGATTTGAATTTAGCATCTCTTGCCGAAAAGTTAGGAATCAAAGATTACCAACTGAGTGAATACATCAATGCCTATCTTGGTATGAATTTTAACAGGTTGGTGAACGAATATCGCATAACAGAAATATGTAAATTGATAGAAGGAAATCCAAAAGCCAACCTGTTGTCACTTGCGTACCAAGTTGGTTTTAATTCGAAAGCTAATTTTAATTTAGCCTTTAAGTCCTTGAAAAAAATGTCACCAAGCGAATATGCGAAGTTAGTGGGGAAAGGGTAA
- the amt gene encoding ammonium transporter: protein MSVQKNLLDILWVLVCSGLVLMMQGGFLVLESGLTRAKNSINVAIKNIADFGVATLLFYLFGFGIMFGSSFHGMFGTDFFLPAFPKDNAWPPTFFLFQLMFCGTSSTIVSGAVAERLKFPSYLLATALISGIIYPVVGHWVWGGTFLESSSGWLEQLGFHDFAGSTQVHSVGGWVSLALLLVVGSRLGRFKDGEPSTVTGSNLPLAMLGGIILWFGWMGFNGGSTLAFNGSVPIVILNTIIASGFSMMVALFLTWIVKGYPEAISPLNGSLAGLVAITASADCVDPKQAAMIGMIAGGLTIPAEKLLLRWKIDDAVGAVPVHLVGGLWGTLAVGIFGDIESLGAANGRLDFILVQILGSFVVGIFSFGVSYIIFRGINRIYRLRVDETEERMGLNISEHKATTELIDLFLSMDYQHKTGDLTLDVPVEPFTEVGQIAERYNLVLGKVRSTLKENEDSRVEIANAYEKVRNEQERAEKLLLNVLPKAIAEELKEKQGLIANSYPEVSVIFADIVGFTKLSSGLKPEAVVRILNEIFSYFDVLAEKYKLEKIKTIGDAYMAVAGLPTPDQFHSLLAAHMAWDMKSLLSRLRLGKSGHKLSMRIGINTGPVVAGVIGTKKFIYDIWGDAVNLASRMESHGLPNEIQITESTAKLIQSDFELEERGEIEIKGKGKIKTFLVKQRIREPEDSLPYFQFAT, encoded by the coding sequence ATGTCGGTTCAAAAAAATCTATTAGATATTTTATGGGTTCTAGTTTGTTCGGGACTTGTATTGATGATGCAAGGCGGTTTTTTAGTATTAGAGTCTGGACTAACACGCGCTAAAAATTCGATTAACGTGGCTATTAAAAACATAGCTGACTTTGGGGTGGCTACACTTCTATTTTATTTGTTTGGATTTGGAATCATGTTTGGATCTTCCTTCCATGGTATGTTTGGGACAGATTTCTTTTTACCCGCTTTTCCGAAAGACAATGCTTGGCCACCTACCTTCTTTTTGTTTCAACTCATGTTTTGTGGAACTTCTTCTACTATTGTTTCTGGTGCGGTTGCTGAACGTTTAAAATTTCCATCTTATCTTTTGGCAACAGCTCTTATTTCTGGAATTATCTATCCTGTTGTTGGTCATTGGGTTTGGGGAGGAACATTTCTTGAATCCTCCAGTGGATGGTTGGAACAATTGGGCTTTCATGACTTTGCTGGATCGACACAGGTACATAGTGTTGGAGGTTGGGTTTCTTTAGCGCTTCTTCTTGTTGTCGGTTCGCGTTTAGGAAGGTTTAAAGATGGTGAACCATCCACGGTGACTGGTAGTAACCTTCCATTGGCTATGTTAGGTGGAATTATACTATGGTTTGGATGGATGGGTTTTAATGGAGGAAGCACCCTCGCGTTTAATGGCTCAGTTCCGATAGTGATTTTAAATACCATAATTGCATCAGGGTTTTCTATGATGGTGGCTTTGTTTTTGACTTGGATCGTCAAAGGTTATCCGGAAGCAATCTCACCATTAAACGGATCTTTGGCGGGTCTTGTCGCCATCACTGCTAGTGCGGATTGTGTAGATCCAAAACAAGCTGCAATGATTGGTATGATTGCCGGTGGACTTACCATTCCAGCAGAGAAGTTACTTTTAAGATGGAAAATTGATGATGCGGTAGGTGCAGTTCCAGTGCATTTGGTTGGTGGACTTTGGGGAACATTAGCGGTTGGTATTTTTGGAGACATTGAATCGTTGGGAGCTGCTAATGGAAGATTGGATTTTATCCTAGTCCAAATTTTGGGTTCTTTTGTGGTAGGTATTTTTTCCTTTGGAGTCTCTTACATTATCTTTAGAGGGATCAATCGAATTTACCGCCTGCGGGTGGATGAAACTGAAGAAAGGATGGGTTTAAATATCTCCGAACATAAGGCCACAACAGAACTCATCGATTTATTTTTATCAATGGACTATCAACATAAAACGGGGGATTTAACTTTAGATGTTCCCGTGGAACCTTTTACGGAAGTAGGACAAATTGCAGAAAGATATAATTTGGTTTTGGGTAAAGTGCGTTCTACGTTAAAGGAAAATGAAGATTCTAGAGTAGAAATTGCCAACGCATACGAAAAGGTAAGGAATGAACAAGAACGAGCCGAAAAACTATTGTTAAATGTTTTGCCAAAAGCAATCGCTGAAGAGTTAAAAGAAAAACAAGGTTTAATTGCCAATAGTTATCCCGAAGTATCTGTGATATTTGCTGACATTGTAGGGTTTACTAAACTTTCATCCGGTCTGAAACCAGAGGCTGTGGTGCGTATTTTAAATGAAATTTTCTCTTACTTTGATGTTTTAGCTGAAAAGTATAAACTAGAAAAAATCAAAACTATTGGTGACGCTTATATGGCAGTGGCAGGATTACCAACTCCAGACCAATTCCATTCTTTACTCGCGGCACATATGGCTTGGGATATGAAATCATTGCTCTCAAGGTTACGACTTGGAAAAAGTGGACATAAACTTAGTATGCGAATTGGAATTAATACTGGCCCAGTGGTTGCAGGAGTCATTGGAACTAAAAAGTTTATATACGATATTTGGGGTGATGCTGTTAATTTAGCATCAAGAATGGAATCACATGGACTACCGAATGAAATTCAAATTACTGAGTCGACTGCAAAATTGATTCAATCTGATTTTGAATTGGAAGAGAGAGGAGAAATCGAAATCAAAGGGAAAGGTAAAATCAAAACTTTTCTCGTCAAACAAAGGATACGTGAACCAGAGGATAGTTTACCGTACTTTCAATTTGCTACATAG
- a CDS encoding DUF167 domain-containing protein, translating into MKLTVKVKPNNKNPGIDFTTETECTVRLKSLPVDGKANEELIAQLAKHFKVPKGNIEIISGFTSKTKKVSILFRD; encoded by the coding sequence ATGAAATTGACAGTAAAGGTAAAACCAAACAATAAAAACCCAGGTATCGACTTTACTACAGAAACAGAATGTACTGTCCGACTAAAGTCTCTTCCGGTTGATGGGAAAGCCAACGAAGAATTGATCGCACAACTTGCAAAACATTTCAAAGTTCCAAAAGGAAATATAGAAATTATATCGGGGTTCACTTCAAAAACAAAAAAAGTATCGATATTGTTTCGAGATTAG
- a CDS encoding PAS domain-containing sensor histidine kinase produces MSGGLWFAARGYFQRLRFVKDWSMATLIQALGWIVMGALRGMIPDWISISIGNTLILLSLVYSNNIILVMFDKKPMWKFGILSVVVTLVLLVLHQFSDFPPKYRIAIISFASGLQLLLSSKTILSANRQSRLSSRFTGFFFLSCGIILILRFLYYTFFDVSISQIAFGKGPIQDITYLFFYVTSVMMTFGFLMMCIDIFIKDKEESEQKYRLLAENTTDVIWVLNYDEQKYLYVSPSVINITGFTSEEVITHTLRDSLTPTSLQYVWDVLPKRIQEFKETGERIPFSDEIEQYCKDGSTKWIEANTVFQWNPNGTINILGVSRNIDKRKKTEIEKDKFYSELQLLNHTKDKFFSIIAHDLKGPIGGMNTFAGMILEDLDTRPLKRTKNDLSILFQSSGEVYVLLENLLTWARAQTGEISFFPEYISLFRSIESSIASASFSIQNKSIVVKNSVDPKVSVYADEKMIETILRNLISNAVKYSHPGGEIHIFSESIVDDVQIGIKDFGTGMTEEIKNNLFRIDAKQKSMPGTIGERGTALGLILCKEFIEKHGGSIHVESHLGKGSRFNFTLPKESSVPIRS; encoded by the coding sequence ATGTCGGGAGGTCTGTGGTTTGCAGCAAGAGGGTATTTTCAAAGACTACGTTTTGTAAAAGACTGGTCAATGGCAACTTTGATCCAGGCATTGGGATGGATTGTAATGGGAGCACTACGAGGTATGATCCCAGATTGGATTTCTATCAGTATCGGTAATACGCTGATTTTATTGTCTTTGGTATATTCCAATAATATAATTCTTGTTATGTTCGATAAAAAACCGATGTGGAAATTCGGTATTCTATCGGTAGTTGTTACTTTAGTTCTCTTGGTATTACATCAGTTTTCAGATTTTCCTCCTAAGTATAGGATTGCTATTATTTCTTTTGCATCCGGTTTACAATTGCTTCTGTCTTCGAAAACAATTTTAAGTGCTAATCGACAGTCTCGGCTCTCAAGTCGTTTTACAGGATTTTTCTTTTTGTCATGTGGTATTATTTTAATCTTACGTTTCTTGTATTATACATTTTTTGATGTTTCTATTTCGCAAATTGCATTTGGAAAAGGACCAATTCAAGATATCACATATTTATTTTTTTATGTAACTTCGGTCATGATGACATTTGGATTTTTGATGATGTGCATTGATATCTTTATTAAAGACAAAGAGGAAAGTGAACAAAAGTATAGGTTACTTGCTGAAAACACCACAGATGTGATTTGGGTTTTAAATTATGACGAACAAAAATATCTCTATGTTAGTCCCTCCGTTATCAACATCACTGGATTCACCTCAGAAGAAGTAATTACACATACTTTGCGAGATTCTCTTACACCTACATCTCTCCAATATGTTTGGGACGTTTTACCCAAACGAATCCAGGAATTTAAAGAAACGGGAGAAAGAATACCATTTAGCGATGAAATAGAGCAATACTGCAAAGACGGTTCTACAAAATGGATAGAAGCAAATACTGTATTTCAGTGGAATCCTAACGGAACAATCAATATCCTTGGAGTATCTAGAAATATTGATAAACGTAAAAAAACGGAAATCGAAAAAGACAAATTTTATTCTGAATTACAGTTGTTAAATCATACTAAAGATAAGTTTTTTTCTATCATCGCTCATGATTTAAAAGGCCCGATAGGTGGAATGAATACTTTTGCAGGAATGATTTTAGAAGACTTGGATACAAGACCGTTAAAACGTACAAAAAATGACCTCAGCATACTTTTCCAATCTTCTGGCGAAGTGTATGTATTGTTAGAAAACTTACTTACTTGGGCTCGCGCTCAAACAGGTGAAATTTCATTTTTCCCGGAATATATTTCATTATTTCGATCCATTGAATCTTCCATTGCATCTGCTTCTTTTTCAATTCAGAACAAATCAATCGTAGTAAAAAATTCAGTAGATCCTAAGGTTTCTGTGTATGCAGATGAAAAGATGATTGAAACAATACTGCGAAATTTAATTTCTAATGCAGTGAAATATTCGCACCCTGGCGGAGAAATTCATATTTTCTCGGAATCTATAGTGGACGATGTACAAATTGGTATCAAAGATTTTGGTACTGGTATGACAGAAGAAATTAAAAACAATTTGTTTCGTATCGATGCGAAACAAAAAAGTATGCCTGGTACAATCGGAGAAAGAGGTACCGCGCTTGGTTTGATTTTATGTAAAGAGTTTATCGAAAAACATGGCGGTAGTATTCATGTAGAAAGTCATTTGGGTAAGGGATCTCGTTTTAATTTCACCTTGCCAAAAGAATCAAGTGTTCCTATCCGAAGCTAA
- a CDS encoding TetR/AcrR family transcriptional regulator gives MKQKIIQTALKICEKDGYESLSMRKLATKLELDPMAIYHYFDNKEELTKAMVRQVFDRFEQKTLIKFKNPKLALKKYLLGYWSLFIEYPGLSLYLIKNSYDGFPSVVSLNQNLQDLFNAVCSSHHNTEKVLHIMIDFIHGNALAVSIIPKGKLKNSKFRQNQKEFESSLIYLLDQFIKP, from the coding sequence ATGAAACAAAAAATTATCCAAACAGCTCTAAAAATTTGTGAAAAAGATGGGTATGAATCCCTTAGCATGAGAAAATTAGCTACAAAATTAGAGTTGGATCCAATGGCAATTTATCATTACTTCGATAATAAAGAGGAACTAACAAAGGCAATGGTGAGACAAGTTTTTGACCGCTTTGAGCAAAAAACATTGATCAAATTCAAAAATCCAAAGTTGGCGTTAAAAAAATATCTGCTTGGGTATTGGAGTTTGTTTATTGAATATCCTGGTTTGTCTTTGTATTTAATCAAAAATTCTTATGATGGTTTCCCTTCTGTAGTTTCCCTTAACCAAAATTTACAGGACTTATTCAATGCAGTTTGTTCTAGCCATCATAATACGGAAAAAGTATTACATATCATGATCGATTTTATCCACGGCAATGCACTTGCAGTTTCTATAATTCCCAAAGGAAAGTTGAAAAACTCGAAATTCAGGCAGAACCAGAAGGAATTCGAATCCTCGTTAATTTACCTTTTGGATCAATTCATCAAACCATAA
- a CDS encoding dihydrofolate reductase family protein, giving the protein MIKYKAFIATSLDGFIARTDGSIDWLTSKEYIIENNDFGYSSFMANIDCIIMGRATFETVLTFKTYPFESIPVFVLTRNQNYKYESHFPIQIFHGTLNDLNSALEEKQIRSAYIDGGLVIQSFLDKSMLNEITITQVPILLGSGLPLFTNCKQEIKLKHIRTLPFPNGFVQSMYQIS; this is encoded by the coding sequence ATGATAAAATATAAAGCATTTATTGCAACTAGTCTAGATGGGTTTATCGCAAGAACCGACGGGTCTATTGACTGGCTAACATCTAAAGAATATATAATCGAAAACAATGATTTTGGTTATTCGTCGTTTATGGCAAATATCGACTGTATCATTATGGGTAGAGCCACTTTTGAGACTGTATTAACCTTTAAAACATACCCTTTTGAATCCATTCCAGTTTTTGTTTTAACACGGAACCAAAATTATAAATATGAATCCCACTTTCCTATTCAGATTTTTCACGGAACTTTGAATGACCTCAACTCAGCATTGGAGGAAAAACAAATCAGATCAGCTTATATTGATGGAGGATTAGTGATTCAAAGTTTTTTAGACAAATCTATGTTAAATGAAATTACAATCACTCAGGTTCCCATATTACTTGGATCAGGGCTGCCGCTATTTACAAATTGTAAGCAAGAAATAAAATTAAAACACATTCGGACTTTGCCATTTCCGAATGGATTTGTCCAATCGATGTATCAGATTAGCTAA